One Spirochaeta africana DSM 8902 genomic window carries:
- a CDS encoding ParB/RepB/Spo0J family partition protein — MAKQGLGRGIDALLQGQDVEEFVPDGAIKHVPLADIVTNPEQPRKHFSEAALAELADSISEKGVIQPLLVEEQPDGTYQIVAGERRFRASRLAGMDTVPVIVRSFSHDEKLEIALIENIQREDLSPIEEAKAYKSLMETSGLNQEALAKRLGKNRSTIANAVRLLRLPESVQQALDEGELSAGHARAILQAGSAEAMQQLFARIMDEGLSVRFAEALARGEELPHEAAAASPPPVQDTGKGTRQDRGEREIDLRKTIELMNLEEELIKRLGTKVIVNGSEEKGKIEISYFSMDDLNRLLELIAPETTA, encoded by the coding sequence GTGGCTAAACAAGGCTTGGGGCGCGGGATTGACGCGCTGCTGCAAGGACAGGATGTAGAGGAGTTCGTACCGGATGGCGCCATAAAGCATGTGCCGCTGGCTGATATCGTGACCAACCCGGAGCAGCCGCGCAAGCATTTCTCGGAGGCTGCCCTGGCAGAGCTGGCAGATTCTATCAGCGAGAAGGGGGTTATCCAGCCGCTGCTGGTAGAGGAGCAGCCGGACGGCACCTATCAGATAGTTGCCGGGGAGCGACGATTTCGCGCCTCCAGGCTGGCCGGCATGGACACCGTCCCGGTAATTGTGCGCAGTTTTTCCCACGATGAAAAGCTGGAGATTGCCTTGATCGAGAACATCCAGCGTGAGGATCTGTCTCCAATCGAGGAGGCCAAGGCCTATAAATCCCTGATGGAGACCTCCGGTTTGAATCAGGAAGCACTGGCAAAACGCCTGGGCAAGAATCGTTCGACCATTGCCAACGCGGTTCGCCTGTTGCGCCTGCCGGAGTCGGTGCAGCAGGCACTGGATGAGGGTGAGCTCTCGGCCGGGCATGCCCGGGCTATCCTGCAGGCCGGTAGTGCCGAGGCAATGCAGCAGCTGTTTGCCCGCATCATGGATGAGGGGCTATCGGTTCGCTTTGCCGAGGCCCTCGCTCGCGGCGAGGAGCTGCCGCACGAGGCCGCTGCGGCGTCGCCCCCCCCGGTGCAGGACACGGGGAAGGGTACCCGCCAGGATCGCGGCGAGCGCGAAATAGATTTAAGAAAAACGATAGAATTGATGAATTTGGAAGAGGAGCTTATCAAGCGACTTGGAACCAAGGTTATCGTGAACGGCAGTGAGGAGAAGGGGAAAATCGAGATCAGCTATTTCTCGATGGACGACCTGAATCGCCTGCTCGAGTTGATCGCGCCCGAGACCACGGCTTGA